The following coding sequences lie in one Megalodesulfovibrio gigas DSM 1382 = ATCC 19364 genomic window:
- a CDS encoding flavodoxin, with translation MPKALIVYGSTTGNTEGVAEAIAKTLNSEGMETTVVNVADVTAPGLAEGYDVVLLGCSTWGDDEIELQEDFVPLYEDLDRAGLKDKKVGVFGCGDSSYTYFCGAVDVIEKKAEELGATLVASSLKIDGEPDSAEVLDWAREVLARV, from the coding sequence ATGCCCAAGGCCTTGATTGTGTACGGCTCTACCACTGGCAACACCGAAGGCGTGGCCGAGGCCATCGCCAAGACACTCAACAGCGAAGGCATGGAGACAACGGTTGTGAACGTCGCGGACGTGACTGCGCCCGGCCTGGCCGAGGGCTATGACGTGGTGCTCCTGGGATGCTCCACCTGGGGCGACGACGAGATCGAGTTGCAGGAAGACTTCGTGCCCCTGTACGAGGATCTGGACCGGGCCGGCCTCAAGGACAAGAAAGTCGGCGTGTTCGGCTGCGGGGATTCCAGCTACACCTATTTTTGCGGCGCGGTGGACGTCATCGAGAAGAAGGCCGAGGAATTGGGCGCAACCCTGGTGGCAAGCTCGCTGAAGATCGACGGCGAGCCGGACTCTGCCGAGGTGCTGGACTGGGCCAGGGAAGTGCTGGCGCGGGTATAG
- a CDS encoding AAA family ATPase: MEIICPSCRTRQQVDTALLPPGPATLPCKRCGKQFSLGSARSIAVMISKGGVGKTTTAVHLAAGLALNNYKTLLVDCDTQGQAAFMLGIRPNDGLADLILGDTPPDKAMLKARDNLWLLSGGKSLAKIKRHITRKDYAGENTLAEALRPIERAFQFIILDTSPSWDSLTVNVLFYAQELLAPISLEVMSIQGLAEFLRNFAALRKHNPGVTLKYLLPMHLSKPSKNSQAILESLEKFYGKYLCTPIRYSPKLAEAPAYGMTVYEYAGSDNVVKDFRELLKDVLHKDEL, encoded by the coding sequence ATGGAAATCATCTGCCCGAGCTGCCGCACTCGGCAGCAGGTGGACACAGCGCTGCTGCCGCCCGGGCCGGCCACCCTGCCCTGCAAACGCTGCGGCAAACAGTTTTCCCTGGGCAGTGCACGCTCCATTGCCGTCATGATTTCCAAGGGCGGCGTGGGCAAAACCACCACCGCCGTGCACCTGGCCGCCGGACTGGCCCTGAACAATTACAAGACCCTGCTGGTGGACTGCGACACCCAGGGGCAAGCCGCCTTCATGCTGGGCATTCGCCCCAACGACGGGCTGGCCGACCTCATCCTGGGTGATACCCCGCCAGACAAGGCCATGCTCAAAGCCCGGGACAATCTCTGGCTGCTCAGCGGCGGCAAGTCCCTGGCCAAGATCAAACGCCACATCACCCGCAAGGACTACGCCGGCGAAAACACCCTGGCCGAGGCCCTGCGCCCCATCGAGCGCGCCTTCCAGTTCATCATCCTGGACACCTCCCCCAGCTGGGACTCCCTGACCGTCAACGTGCTGTTTTACGCGCAAGAACTGCTGGCGCCCATTTCCCTGGAAGTCATGTCCATTCAGGGCCTTGCGGAATTCTTGCGCAATTTTGCCGCCTTGCGCAAGCACAACCCCGGCGTGACCCTCAAGTACCTGCTGCCCATGCACCTCTCCAAACCCAGCAAAAACTCCCAGGCCATTCTGGAAAGCCTGGAAAAGTTTTACGGCAAATACCTGTGCACGCCCATTCGGTACTCGCCCAAGCTGGCCGAAGCCCCGGCCTATGGCATGACCGTGTACGAATACGCCGGCAGCGACAATGTGGTGAAGGATTTCCGCGAACTGCTCAAGGACGTGCTCCACAAAGACGAACTCTGA
- a CDS encoding GGDEF domain-containing protein: MRFTKYLANRLRYVQGQPSPAQGIPSLEPHVAPEQWRRLKELYRQRNIGLATVDVANYYALSTPEDDHIGVELVHMLERDAIAAFPGFFPQARLICSARVGFSSFMLFLEIPPDIVALANAAHMFRMQSRERLAMKLPSQVAAACDIHVGYAYVDSHAAGDMDSVLLRAYLHAQRLGARPRDVASPPLHKEFQCIVERGKVTTLYQPIVDFETSQVMGWEAFSRGPENTFFSSPQMLFQLAREAGATFRLEKLCREKALTGLGQVGSNQRLFLNNHSDEIADPNFTPGLLLEEIEAYGLKPHNIVLEFAERQGFKDMNLFFRDIERFRAKGFAIAIDDVGSGDSSLRNITLIRPDFIKFDISLVEGIDTNPYHRSMVETLLFLAQRIGARTIAVGIETETALSSLVSMGVNAGQGNCLGVPGYKPASPCVAIPCKTGFTQADGQSWKCSAPIRELVMPCPTTSENATVREIKEQLADKPAQTSMVVVRNGRPCGLLMQYNTDRHLSTQFGMSLYYNREVARIMDPAPLIVEGDLPIEDVAALAMVRESTKVYDDIIVVDKEKLLGVVSVQRMLDQLTQTQVELAKGANPLSGLPGNVSIEREIERRLKGCHPTAMAYIDLDNFKVYNDVYGFERGDRIILLTADLLREAVKLCGGEGDFLGHIGGDDFLVMADPARVVDICNHIMHHFALRSKELYSPEDAARGYLVGKGRDGQTGRFPLTSLSIAVIDCPMDACFSMELLSNRTAAVKKHAKSVEGNSLVREPLLAATAA, encoded by the coding sequence ATGCGCTTTACGAAATATCTTGCCAATCGCCTTCGGTACGTGCAGGGGCAGCCGTCCCCGGCCCAGGGCATCCCCAGCCTGGAGCCACATGTCGCGCCGGAGCAGTGGCGGCGGCTCAAGGAGTTGTACCGCCAGCGCAACATCGGCCTGGCGACGGTGGATGTGGCCAACTACTACGCCTTGTCCACCCCGGAAGATGATCACATCGGCGTGGAGCTGGTCCACATGCTGGAGCGCGACGCCATCGCCGCCTTCCCGGGATTTTTCCCTCAGGCCCGGCTGATATGCTCGGCCCGGGTAGGGTTTTCCTCGTTCATGCTGTTTCTTGAGATCCCGCCGGATATCGTCGCCCTGGCCAACGCCGCGCACATGTTCCGCATGCAATCCCGGGAACGGCTGGCCATGAAGCTGCCGTCCCAGGTGGCCGCAGCCTGCGATATCCATGTGGGGTATGCCTATGTGGACAGCCACGCCGCCGGCGACATGGACAGCGTGCTCCTGCGCGCCTACCTGCACGCCCAGCGGCTGGGCGCCCGGCCCAGGGACGTGGCCTCCCCTCCCCTGCACAAGGAATTTCAGTGCATTGTGGAACGCGGCAAGGTGACCACGCTGTACCAGCCCATCGTGGACTTCGAAACCAGCCAGGTGATGGGCTGGGAAGCCTTTTCCCGCGGGCCGGAGAACACCTTTTTCTCCTCGCCGCAGATGCTCTTCCAGCTGGCCCGGGAGGCAGGCGCCACCTTTCGGCTGGAAAAACTCTGCCGCGAAAAGGCCCTCACGGGCCTGGGGCAGGTGGGTTCCAATCAGCGACTGTTCCTGAACAATCATTCCGACGAAATCGCCGACCCCAATTTCACCCCCGGCCTGCTGCTGGAGGAAATCGAGGCTTACGGGCTCAAGCCGCACAACATCGTCCTGGAATTCGCCGAGCGCCAAGGCTTCAAGGACATGAATCTCTTTTTCAGGGATATCGAACGCTTCCGCGCCAAAGGCTTCGCCATCGCCATTGATGATGTAGGCTCCGGCGACTCCAGCCTGCGCAACATCACTCTCATTCGCCCGGATTTCATCAAGTTTGACATCTCCCTGGTGGAAGGCATCGATACCAATCCATACCACCGCAGCATGGTGGAAACCCTGCTCTTCCTGGCCCAGCGCATCGGCGCGCGCACCATCGCCGTGGGTATCGAGACGGAAACCGCCCTGAGCTCCCTGGTTTCCATGGGCGTGAACGCCGGCCAGGGCAACTGCCTGGGTGTGCCGGGCTACAAACCGGCCTCGCCCTGCGTGGCCATCCCGTGCAAGACCGGCTTCACCCAGGCGGACGGCCAGTCCTGGAAATGTTCCGCCCCCATCCGGGAGCTGGTCATGCCCTGCCCCACCACCAGCGAGAACGCCACCGTGCGCGAAATCAAGGAGCAACTGGCGGACAAACCAGCCCAGACCAGCATGGTGGTGGTGCGCAACGGCCGGCCCTGCGGGCTGCTGATGCAGTACAACACGGACCGCCACCTCTCCACGCAGTTCGGCATGTCCCTGTATTACAACCGGGAAGTGGCGCGTATCATGGATCCCGCCCCGCTGATCGTGGAGGGCGACCTGCCCATCGAAGATGTAGCCGCCCTGGCCATGGTCCGTGAGTCCACCAAGGTCTACGACGACATCATCGTGGTGGACAAGGAAAAGCTCCTGGGGGTGGTGTCCGTACAGCGCATGCTCGACCAGCTGACCCAGACCCAGGTGGAGCTTGCCAAGGGAGCCAACCCCCTCTCCGGCCTGCCGGGCAATGTCTCCATCGAACGCGAGATCGAACGCCGGCTCAAGGGCTGCCATCCCACGGCCATGGCCTACATCGATCTGGACAACTTCAAGGTCTACAATGACGTCTACGGCTTCGAGCGCGGCGACCGCATCATCCTGCTCACGGCAGACCTGCTGCGCGAGGCCGTGAAGCTCTGCGGCGGCGAAGGCGACTTCCTGGGACACATCGGCGGCGACGATTTTCTGGTGATGGCAGACCCCGCCCGGGTGGTGGACATCTGCAATCACATCATGCACCACTTTGCCCTCCGCTCCAAGGAACTGTATTCCCCGGAAGACGCCGCCCGCGGCTACCTTGTGGGCAAGGGCCGCGACGGGCAGACGGGGCGCTTCCCCCTCACGTCCCTGTCCATCGCCGTCATTGATTGCCCCATGGATGCCTGTTTCAGCATGGAACTGCTCTCCAACCGCACTGCCGCCGTGAAAAAACACGCCAAAAGCGTGGAAGGGAACTCCCTGGTGCGCGAGCCCCTGCTTGCAGCCACCGCCGCATAG